A single genomic interval of Cherax quadricarinatus isolate ZL_2023a chromosome 76, ASM3850222v1, whole genome shotgun sequence harbors:
- the LOC138854964 gene encoding mucin-5AC-like isoform X1, translating into MARVPCCICATSGVESSWARREISGPFIPPGNYSSPLPPFFILFFVFIFFSSFFFFLKNKKQRSNLTMAALVHETTTPGPLLDTAPHSDPALCLDHSSDTPDAPVPLAGAVSSPASGTGASTDSFDLSELRSPLTMLPASPSTVRQFSNRPPISCRTNSGPTPKRQRQSPDDAPSLPSHSTRKRPTRQALPLHAQFRTTQWTKFFTLRPTSSSAYLSDHSIAKALLRHVGRDISFHALKSGTRIVTVQNATQAHDLSLLSNIDTTPITIEKHLSLNSCSGTVILPHTIVQQNFQSCGNDIFEQLELQDLPILKVDTYVLPARGRRRYPCNVARLTFDSRELPSSVYVAGHRLQVRKVIPTPQQCRNCWRFGHPAKYCRSMAECPVCGADNHSNTSCSQPPSCLNCNEAHPSYSRRCQVYLNEREIRCLKEAEGLPYAMAVTHLRLQGRLPRVSYSRVSKHPPTSGVPSSAASSVVTPPIAITASNPFAVLGSDVPTTTQSVLASSRPSSQAPVSTRPRTTPNTNRPSTQKSKKSTLLKSSLPLPSLLPPPHVTFPVSVPSSSPLSGSITSVEIHPPPRTMPSTPVPSQVSPSSVTSQVSTSSVPPHTSSPVPYTFPSPSTLVQSITVPIFTHPPPPISNMVSHTSLNSETLEAISEYIAETKPSMDTDSLPVPSLPSPPSSQPHSSQRSVPSLLEHLPMPPHVDFSNPSSP; encoded by the coding sequence atggcacgggttccatgctgcatctgcgctactagcggtgtcgagtcctcttgggcgcggagggagatttccggccctttcattcctcctgggaactattcctccccgctcccccctttttttattcttttttttgtttttattttcttttcttctttctttttttttcttaaaaacaaaaagcaaaggagtaacctaaccatggcagccctagtccatgaaaccactacccccgggccccttcttgataccgcaccccattctgaccctgccttgtgtttagaccactcttcggacactcctgatgcccctgtacctcttgctggtgctgtttcctcacccgcttcaggtaccggggcttcgactgactccttcgatttgtctgaactccgctctcctttgactatgcttccggcttctccctctacggtacggcaattttcgaatcgcccacccatttcatgccggaccaactccggtcctactcctaaacgccaacgtcaatctcctgatgatgctccgtcgttaccttcccattctactcggaaacgaccgacacgtcaagcactccctctccacgctcaatttcggaccacacaatggactaaattctttactttaagaccaacttcttcttctgcctacctttctgaccatagtattgccaaagcgctcctgcgtcatgttggcagagatatttcatttcacgctctcaagagcggtacgcgcatcgtcactgtccagaatgctacccaagctcatgatctttctctcctttcgaatatcgatactactcctatcactattgaaaaacatctttctctcaattcttgtagtggtactgtcattctgccccataccatagtccaacagaatttccagtcatgtggcaatgacatttttgaacagctggaactccaggatctcccaatcctcaaagtagacacttatgtccttcctgcccgggggcggagacgttacccttgcaatgtggctcgtttaacttttgacagccgagaactcccgtcctctgtatatgtcgcgggacatcggttacaagttcgaaaggtgatacctacaccgcaacaatgtagaaattgctggcgttttggtcacccagcgaaatattgcagatctatggccgaatgcccagtctgtggtgccgacaaccattctaatacatcttgcagtcaacctccatcttgccttaattgtaatgaagctcacccttcgtactcccgccgttgccaggtctacttaaatgaacgtgaaatccgttgcctcaaagaggcagaaggtctcccttatgctatggcagttactcatctccgcctccaagggagactaccccgtgtttcttattctcgtgtttccaaacatccccccacttctggggtcccatcttctgcagcctcctctgttgttacccctcccatagccattacggcatctaatccttttgctgtccttggctctgacgtcccgactacaactcagtctgttctcgcatcttcgcgtccttcctcacaagccccagtatcgacaagacctcgtacgacacctaataccaatcgcccctctactcagaagtccaaaaaatccacattgctcaaatcttctttgccccttccttcccttcttccacctccacacgttacctttccagtctctgtacctagttcttcccctctctctggctctattacaagtgtggagattcaccctcctcctcgtactatgccttccacccccgtcccctcccaagtttctccctcttctgtcacctcccaggtttctacctcttctgtccccccccacacttcatctccagtcccttacacttttccctccccctctactttggtacagtccattactgtcccaatctttactcaccctcctcctcctatctccaatatggtttcccatacatctttgaattcagaaacacttgaagccatttcagaatatattgcagagactaaaccttcaatggacactgattcacttcctgttccttctcttccctctcctccatcttcacaaccccattcttcgcaacgctccgttccttcgctacttgaacatcttccaatgccaccacacgttgacttttctaacccctctagtccgtag